TTGAGCTACTCAAGCAATCCGTACGCCAGCCACTGATCGCCAACCAGTTGCAGTTCAGCATCATGCACACGGGTATGATTGATGCCGGCTTTAACGTGAATATGACGAACCCGGCATCGGTGAATCACGATGGCGCGATTCTGGAATACAGCCGTCTGAATACCATGACGATTCAGGCCTGGTCGCCCTTCCAGTACGGCTTTTTTGACGGTGTTTTCCTCGATAACGAGAAATTCCCTAAGCTGAACGCCACCCTTGATCGCATCGCTGAGCAACATCGCGTCACCAATACCGCGATTGCCACCGCGTGGATCTTGCGTCACCCTGCCGCGATGCAGGTGATTATCGGCACCATGAGTCCGGAACGTATCCGTGACATCGCAGCGGCGTCTACCCTGTCGCTCAGCCGCGAAGAATGGTACGAAATTTACCGCGCTGCCGGGAACGTTCTGCCTTAAGCGCACAGGCCCTACGTCTCGGGTAACGGGAATGCGTTACAAACTGGGCATAGGGCCGCGTTCAACAAAGGTCGACAGGACAATATAGCTACGTGTGCTGTCGACACCTTCCACTTCCTGTAGCTTACCTAACAGTTCCTCTAAGTCTTCCGTATCTCGGGCACGAACCTTGAGCATGACGCCACAATCTCCGGCAACGGTATGAAATTCTTCAATTTCCGGTAAATCACTCAGTGCCAATAAACGTTTAGTGCTCACGACATTCTTCGTGTTTACCAGCACAAAGGTTAATAAGGTCCGACCGATCTTACAGCCATCAATCTTTGCAACGGTACCCTTGATGACCCCGTCCTTTTTTAGCCGCTTCACTCGCTCATGCACGGATGGCGCTGAAAGATGTAGCGCTTCTCCTAAATCGGCATAGCTTCGACTGCTGTCGGTTGCAAGAAGGGCTAATATCTTTCGGTCCACTTCATCCAGTTTTGCGGGGATATGCTTTTCTTGCCTAAGCACATTCGTTTTTTCTTTTTCATTAGTCATTTTGTTTTCTTACCCTAATGGTATTAGGCATAATTTATCACACTCAAAATTTGTTAGACATAGGGGATATCATGCCTATTGCTTTATGGGCCCTGGTTATTGGTGCTTTTGGTATTGGAACGACAGAATTCATCATCGCGGGTTTGTTGCCCGCAATCGCTACCGATTACGGAGTGACGATCCCTGTGGCGGCATATATGGCCACCAGTTACGCGCTTGGGGTTTTTGTGGGCGCGCCGGTACTTATTATTCTGGGTTCTCGGCTACCCAAAAAAACGATGCTGGTTTTTCTTGCCGGGCTATTTGTGCTGGGTAATCTGGTCACTGCCATCGCACCGTCTATAGGCATAGCGATCGTCGGACGTATTATCACGTCCCTGACACACGGTGCCTTCTTCGGGATTGGCTCTGTTCTCGCCGCTGAGATGGTGCCCAAAGAGAAGCGCGTAAGTGCCATCGCCTTCATGTTCTCCGGCCTGACGGTCGCGAACCTTATCGGCGTGCCAGTGGGAACCTGGATTAGCCATCAGTTTTCCTGGCAAGCGACGTTCTACGCCATCACGGTGATTGGTGTCGCCACTGCGGTCGGCGTACTGGTGCTTATCCCTTCCACCGCTAAACCCAAAGCGCAACATATCGGGCATGAGTTTGCCGCATTCGGCAACTCAAAAGTATTGCTATCCATGGGCATAACTATCCTTGGCCCCGCAGCTTTCTTTACCTCAATTACGTATATCGCGCCCATGATGACGGAAGTGGCCCACTTCTCAGAAGGATCGATTACCTGGCTTTTGATGGTATTTGGTTTGGGCTTGTTCGTTGGAAACTGGCTGGGCGGGCGTTTCGCTGACAAAGCGCTCATGCCGATGTTGTATGTCACGCTGTTTGGGCAGGCTGCTATTTTGTTCATCTTCCATTTGACGGCCAGCAGCCAGATTGCCTCAGTATTGTGCATCTTCCTGATGGCCGCGTTTGGTTTTGCAACTGTCTCTCCCATTCAGAAACTGGTGATGGACAAAGCAAGAGCCGCAGGTGCCCCCACGCTGGCCTCAGCGGTCAATATTGGCCTATTTAATCTTGGTAATGCCCTCGGTGCCTGGGTGGGTGGGAGCGTTATCGCCAGCGGCTTCGGTTTCACTGCGCCAAACTGGGCGGGTGGGATTCTGTCGCTGAGTGCGCTGCTTCTTGCTATCGCGGTTAGTGTGGTCGATAAACGAAGCAGCACGTTGACAGAATCTTTAGAATGCCATTGATCAAATAGACGTCGCATGCAGAAATGCGCGGGTTACATCACCGCGCATTTCTAATGATGATGATGTGCATAGGCTCACGTTCCCCCACCACACGCTAAAGCCGATTATTTATCAGGTAGAGTCCTCTGGTTTTTACCGCACCTATTTTTACCTTTTTTGCCGTTCTCGCACGTTAGCCATTGTTTACCCTTTAAGTTTCTTTACAGAAATTCACGTTCGCTCACATTTTCTCATCCATTCCCTTCTCTTCGCCATTAAACCCACTATTGTTAAATTGCATTAACACCCGCGCTATACCTTTTCTGAATAACGAAGGAGCCGTTGTTATGAGTAACGTAAAGAGCATTGTGATCTGGCTGCTAGTCGGCCTGGCGGGCGCCTTTTCGTTCGCCACGCTAGCGCTAAGCCGCGGTGAACACGTCAATGCCGTGTGGTTGGTTATCGCGGCAGTCTCGTGTTACAGCATCGCCTATCGGTTTTACAGCCTGTTTATCGCCAAAAAAGTGTTTGAGCTCGACGATCGCCGACTGACACCGGCGGAGCGTCATAACGACGGTCTGGATTACGTTCCCACCAATAAATGGGTCCTGTTCGGCCACCACTTCGCCGCTATCGCCGGGGCTGGGCCGCTGGTCGGGCCGATTCTCGCCGCACAGATGGGCTTCCTCCCCGGTACGATCTGGATCTTGGTCGGCGTCATGCTGGCGGGTGCCGTGCAGGATTTTCTGGTGCTGTTTATCTCAACCCGCCGGGACGGTCGTTCTCTGGGTGAGATGGCAAAACAGGAACTGGGCACGTTCGCGGGTATTATCACCATGCTTGGCGCGCTGGGCGTGATGATCATCATTCTCTCGGCGCTGGCGCTGGTCGTCGTTAAAGCGCTGGCAGAAAGCCCGTGGGGTTTATTCACCATTGCCGCCACCATCCCTATCGCGCTCTTCATGGGCGTTTACATGCGCTTTTTACGTCCGGGCAAAATCGCTGAAGTTTCTATCATCGGCTTTGTGCTGATGATGCTGGCGATTGTCTACGGCGGTAACATCGCGGTACACCCTTACTGGGGGCCGTTCTTCACATTGAAAGGGACGTCGCTCACCTGGGTTCTGGTGATTTACGGCTTCGTGGCCTCAGTCCTGCCCGTCTGGCTGCTGCTGGCACCGCGTGATTATCTCTCTACGTTCCTGAAAATCGGGGTCATTGTCGGGTTGGCCTTCGGTATTGTGTTCGCCATGCCGGAAATGAAAATGCCTGCCGTTTCCCGTTTTATTGACGGCACCGGCCCGGTCTTCTCCGGTACGCTGTTCCCCTTCCTGTTTATCACCATCGCCTGCGGCGCG
The nucleotide sequence above comes from Pectobacterium brasiliense. Encoded proteins:
- a CDS encoding aldo/keto reductase → MKKMTIGTSAIQASNIALGCMRLAKKSTSEAADILNASVDAGIDFFDHADIYGSGLSEEIFAAGLQKTAIRRESIFLQSKCGIRQGFFDFSKAHIIASVEGSLKRLKTDYLDTLLLHRPDTLFEPDEVAAAFDELENSGKVRHFGVSNQNPLQIELLKQSVRQPLIANQLQFSIMHTGMIDAGFNVNMTNPASVNHDGAILEYSRLNTMTIQAWSPFQYGFFDGVFLDNEKFPKLNATLDRIAEQHRVTNTAIATAWILRHPAAMQVIIGTMSPERIRDIAAASTLSLSREEWYEIYRAAGNVLP
- a CDS encoding Lrp/AsnC family transcriptional regulator, with product MTNEKEKTNVLRQEKHIPAKLDEVDRKILALLATDSSRSYADLGEALHLSAPSVHERVKRLKKDGVIKGTVAKIDGCKIGRTLLTFVLVNTKNVVSTKRLLALSDLPEIEEFHTVAGDCGVMLKVRARDTEDLEELLGKLQEVEGVDSTRSYIVLSTFVERGPMPSL
- a CDS encoding MFS transporter, producing the protein MPIALWALVIGAFGIGTTEFIIAGLLPAIATDYGVTIPVAAYMATSYALGVFVGAPVLIILGSRLPKKTMLVFLAGLFVLGNLVTAIAPSIGIAIVGRIITSLTHGAFFGIGSVLAAEMVPKEKRVSAIAFMFSGLTVANLIGVPVGTWISHQFSWQATFYAITVIGVATAVGVLVLIPSTAKPKAQHIGHEFAAFGNSKVLLSMGITILGPAAFFTSITYIAPMMTEVAHFSEGSITWLLMVFGLGLFVGNWLGGRFADKALMPMLYVTLFGQAAILFIFHLTASSQIASVLCIFLMAAFGFATVSPIQKLVMDKARAAGAPTLASAVNIGLFNLGNALGAWVGGSVIASGFGFTAPNWAGGILSLSALLLAIAVSVVDKRSSTLTESLECH